One stretch of Anabrus simplex isolate iqAnaSimp1 chromosome 3, ASM4041472v1, whole genome shotgun sequence DNA includes these proteins:
- the LOC136867417 gene encoding zinc finger protein 260 isoform X3: MHMMQFRKSMEKHSEQVFDPSSTVNLKEAEVQGQFSVNDCSNSKQKTGDETVCLEPARTSLKAEEKFLNDNDDKSVIEQEPHYDLEIVEDHDYNFPFARKDHFAGSVSFEEERSPVKKEKENDKSVEHVPVTLSDKIKMPSIAVSGVGHLKCYKCSDCVKVFPSIKALNKHINICPNSLNHLNTSVSQEEDSEDFESILDSEKCKLDSEDVDSRSRWGEKRSYLCPTCGKVFKTTAVLKNHIKIHTGERPFLCSLCSRSFRQLGALRNHEMKHSGTSTHPCKICGKGFFRPSDLEKHVRSHTGERPYMCSVCSKTFHQLSGLLVHERIHTGERPYACAFCPATFNQWANKQRHEKTHAGGTKPFTCAVCHRKYSDRKEMELHQAVHGGGRPRLCHFCKKGFRKPSELRDHLRRFHTNERPYECKICSKRFCASHEVKQHLLVHTGERPFKCTICPRAFSQKGNLRRHQLRHHDGSPPREENNEQQSP, encoded by the exons ATGCATATGATGCAGTTCAGGAAGTCTATGGAGAAGCATTCAGAG cAGGTTTTTGACCCTAGTTCAACTGTAAATCTTAAGGAAGCTGAAGTGCAGGGTCAGTTTTCTGTAAATGACTGCTCAAATTCCAAACAGAAGACTGGTGATGAAACTGTTTGCTTGGAACCTGCAAGAACTTCATTGAAAGCAGAAGAAAAGTTTCTAAATGATAACGATGACAAAAGTGTAATAGAGCAAGAACCTCACTATGATTTAGAAATAGTTGAAGATCATGATTATAATTTTCCCTTTGCACGAAAAGACCATTTTGCGGGGAGTGTGTCCTTTGAAGAAGAAAGAAGTCCTGTTaaaaaagagaaggaaaatgatAAGAGTGTGGAACATGTACCGGTAACGTTGTCTGATAAGATTAAAATGCCATCAATTGCTGTGTCAGGCGTGGGACATCTCAAATGCTACAAATGTTCTGACTGTGTGAAAGTATTCCCATCCATAAAGGCTTTAAATAAACACATAAACATTTGTCCAAACTCTTTGAATCACTTAAATACATCAGTATCTCAAGAAGAAGATTCAGAAGATTTTGAGTCAATACTGGACTCGGAAAAATGTAAGCTGGATTCAGAGGATGTTGACTCTAGATCAAGATGGGGAGAGAAACGCTCGTATCTTTGCCCTACATGTGGTAAGGTATTTAAGACAACTGCTGTTCTTAAGAATCACATTAAAATACATACAGGAGAGCGTCCATTCTTGTGTAGCTTGTGTTCTCGTTCCTTTCGTCAGTTAGGTGCATTACGTAATCATGAAATGAAGCACAGTGGAACATCGACACATCCTTGCAAAATATGTGGCAAGGGTTTCTTTAGACCATCTGATCTTGAAAAACATGTCCGTTCTCACACAGGTGAACGTCCTTATATGTGCAGTGTTTGTTCAAAGACATTTCATCAGTTGAGTGGTCTCCTTGTGCATGAACGTATTCATACCGGTGAACGTCCGTATGCTTGTGCCTTCTGTCCTGCTACCTTCAACCAATGGGCTAATAAGCAGCGCCATGAGAAAACACATGCCGGTGGAACAAAACCTTTCACTTGTGCCGTATGTCACCGTAAATATTCTGATCGCAAGGAAATGGAACTCCACCAAGCTGTTCACGGTGGTGGGCGCCCTCGACTCTGTCACTTTTGTAAGAAAGGATTTCGGAAGCCATCTGAACTAAGAGACCACTTGCGTCGCTTCCACACAAATGAACGCCCATATGAGTGCAAAATCTGTTCTAAACGATTCTGTGCTTCACATGAAGTTAAACAGCATCTCTTGGTCCACACAGGAGAGCGCCCCTTTAAATGTACTATATGTCCTCGGGCCTTCTCTCAAAAGGGGAATCTGAGACGTCACCAGTTGCGACATCACGATGGAAGTCCACCTAGAGAAGAAAATAATGAGCAACAGTCACCCTAA
- the LOC136867417 gene encoding zinc finger protein 260 isoform X4 — translation MHMMQFRKSMEKHSEVFDPSSTVNLKEAEVQGQFSVNDCSNSKQKTGDETVCLEPARTSLKAEEKFLNDNDDKSVIEQEPHYDLEIVEDHDYNFPFARKDHFAGSVSFEEERSPVKKEKENDKSVEHVPVTLSDKIKMPSIAVSGVGHLKCYKCSDCVKVFPSIKALNKHINICPNSLNHLNTSVSQEEDSEDFESILDSEKCKLDSEDVDSRSRWGEKRSYLCPTCGKVFKTTAVLKNHIKIHTGERPFLCSLCSRSFRQLGALRNHEMKHSGTSTHPCKICGKGFFRPSDLEKHVRSHTGERPYMCSVCSKTFHQLSGLLVHERIHTGERPYACAFCPATFNQWANKQRHEKTHAGGTKPFTCAVCHRKYSDRKEMELHQAVHGGGRPRLCHFCKKGFRKPSELRDHLRRFHTNERPYECKICSKRFCASHEVKQHLLVHTGERPFKCTICPRAFSQKGNLRRHQLRHHDGSPPREENNEQQSP, via the exons ATGCATATGATGCAGTTCAGGAAGTCTATGGAGAAGCATTCAGAG GTTTTTGACCCTAGTTCAACTGTAAATCTTAAGGAAGCTGAAGTGCAGGGTCAGTTTTCTGTAAATGACTGCTCAAATTCCAAACAGAAGACTGGTGATGAAACTGTTTGCTTGGAACCTGCAAGAACTTCATTGAAAGCAGAAGAAAAGTTTCTAAATGATAACGATGACAAAAGTGTAATAGAGCAAGAACCTCACTATGATTTAGAAATAGTTGAAGATCATGATTATAATTTTCCCTTTGCACGAAAAGACCATTTTGCGGGGAGTGTGTCCTTTGAAGAAGAAAGAAGTCCTGTTaaaaaagagaaggaaaatgatAAGAGTGTGGAACATGTACCGGTAACGTTGTCTGATAAGATTAAAATGCCATCAATTGCTGTGTCAGGCGTGGGACATCTCAAATGCTACAAATGTTCTGACTGTGTGAAAGTATTCCCATCCATAAAGGCTTTAAATAAACACATAAACATTTGTCCAAACTCTTTGAATCACTTAAATACATCAGTATCTCAAGAAGAAGATTCAGAAGATTTTGAGTCAATACTGGACTCGGAAAAATGTAAGCTGGATTCAGAGGATGTTGACTCTAGATCAAGATGGGGAGAGAAACGCTCGTATCTTTGCCCTACATGTGGTAAGGTATTTAAGACAACTGCTGTTCTTAAGAATCACATTAAAATACATACAGGAGAGCGTCCATTCTTGTGTAGCTTGTGTTCTCGTTCCTTTCGTCAGTTAGGTGCATTACGTAATCATGAAATGAAGCACAGTGGAACATCGACACATCCTTGCAAAATATGTGGCAAGGGTTTCTTTAGACCATCTGATCTTGAAAAACATGTCCGTTCTCACACAGGTGAACGTCCTTATATGTGCAGTGTTTGTTCAAAGACATTTCATCAGTTGAGTGGTCTCCTTGTGCATGAACGTATTCATACCGGTGAACGTCCGTATGCTTGTGCCTTCTGTCCTGCTACCTTCAACCAATGGGCTAATAAGCAGCGCCATGAGAAAACACATGCCGGTGGAACAAAACCTTTCACTTGTGCCGTATGTCACCGTAAATATTCTGATCGCAAGGAAATGGAACTCCACCAAGCTGTTCACGGTGGTGGGCGCCCTCGACTCTGTCACTTTTGTAAGAAAGGATTTCGGAAGCCATCTGAACTAAGAGACCACTTGCGTCGCTTCCACACAAATGAACGCCCATATGAGTGCAAAATCTGTTCTAAACGATTCTGTGCTTCACATGAAGTTAAACAGCATCTCTTGGTCCACACAGGAGAGCGCCCCTTTAAATGTACTATATGTCCTCGGGCCTTCTCTCAAAAGGGGAATCTGAGACGTCACCAGTTGCGACATCACGATGGAAGTCCACCTAGAGAAGAAAATAATGAGCAACAGTCACCCTAA